The genomic window TAAAAGTACGAAAAATTATCGCCTCGAAGTATGAGAGTGATAGGTTATGAGAATATTAATATGAGGGAGGTATGATATGAAACAGTATATCTTTTTCTATAGATCGAGCAGACTAAACGGACATTACGAAGAATTTAAAATTGAGGCTACAGGAATGATGGATGCTTTAGTAAAGGCGAATCGATTTAAACGTCATATAGAAACAGAAATATTTGATATCAATTTGCAATTTAAAGGTGTAGTTTATTAATTAGTTTTTTTGAGAGAATGTTGTTATTAAAATATGGATCTTTTCGTAAACTTTGTGGCTTTTAGATCGTCTTTTGAGAATAAATAAGCTTTTTGGGACAAATTTATTTGTCCTAATGGCTTATTTATTCTCAAAAGCTTCACGCAAAGCGTGAAGAACCAAGCATTCGCTTGGTTACGACCTAAAAGCTAATAGCAACAATCTTTTAGAAAAGAGCCTAAAATATTGATCGTATCTAAGCAAAACGACTCTTTTTTTATCATTTAGTAAAGAAATGGTCAAAAAGCAAAAAGTTACGAAACAGCTAGCAATAAAGAGAAGTTCCCCAAGGACCTTGTAAATAGTAACAAAAAACTTTCTCAGATTAAATGAGAAAGTTTTTTTATTAAAAGCACTCCTCTATTATTCTATCTACCAATGTCTTCGCTAGCCTACTATTCTTTCTGGATATTATAGATTAAATAGCTAATATAAAGTTGAATAAGGTCTTTATAGTTTTTTGGATTTTTCCCAGTAATAGCTTCTATTTTTTGCAAGCGATAGGTCAAACTATTACGGTGAATATGTAATTCTTTCGAAACAGAATTTATATCTCCATTGTTATCATAGTAAGATTTGAAGGTTTCTATTAATTCAATTCCCTTTGGATGTTTTTCAAGCATTTTGAAAATACTGCAAATGTTAGCGTTTTCAAGATATGCATGGGATAAAATATCTATGAACTTTAATTCATCGTAGTAGCATAGCCTCTCAGAAAGCTGAAGTTTCTCTGATAATTCAATTGCTTTTTGTGCTTCTTGGACAGATTTTCCGATAATGGTATGGGTGTTACCAATACCAATTTTTATTGAACTGCTTTTTTTTATATTGGCCTCAATTCGCTTTAGAAATGCTTTGTCGTCTTTTACGATAAATAAAATGGTATCAGGGCTAAAACGAATGTAATATTCATCGTCTAACATATAAGGAATTTCTTTCGTTTTTTTTCCTTTAAGAATAATAGCTTTGCTTGGAATTTTAAGATTAACTCCAATTGTTTCCGCATTCGTTTGAAAAGCATTATCATATTCCTGAATTCTAAATGCCCATTGATACAAAAATTCTTCCTTTAATTGTTCCCTTACTCTTCGTTCGGTAAATAGAAATTCCTGAGTTATTAATAGCTCAGCAGTGACTTGTACTAAAGAAGCGAAGGGACTTACGATGTCTGGTTTTCCACTTACTCCAATTACCCCGATTATCCTATTTCTAAAGTTTATTGGAATATTGACACCAGGTTTTGCTCCTCCCTCAGTATCATAAATCGTAACCATCTTTCCTTGGTTTATAGCCTCAATGGCACCTTGATGATAGGTGTTAATCCTTTCTAAATCACCACTTCCGATAATCAATCCCGTTTCATCCATAATATTCACATTATATGGTATTACTTTCATAACTTTATGAGTTATTTCTTCAGCAAGTACACGATTTATTATCATAATTTCTACTCCTCACCTTTAGGAATGAACGACAACACGTTGACTACATTTTGGGAAAATAACTAAAAAGCGTTGTGACTGCTAATTATTAGGGTGTTTTTTACCAAATTGGAATTTTGTGCAAGTAGATAAAGTTACAATAATTATAACTACAATAAATATGAATTTGCACAGTTTTATTTCTTTTTTGTGAAAATTTTGTGATTTTGACAAATTTTTTAAAAGATTTAACTAAGTTTACTATTTGTGGTTTTTGTTCATTTGACCAAAAAAAAGATATTAAATTTAGTAGCATGAACGATGATTTAAGAAATGGTATCGTTTACAATTTTAAATAATAAGAGATTGAGTAACATTTTACTGTATAGAAGCGGAGGAATTATGAGTGTTTAAGCCAAAGGGAATTATTCCAGCACTAGTTACACCTCTTGATAAAGATGGAAACATTCTAGAGGATGCTTTAAGAAAAGTAATTGATTATACAATCGAGGGTGGCGTACATGGTGTATTCATCTTAGGTAGTACGGGGGAAATATATGGATTAAGTGAGGAACAAAAAAAACGTGCTCTTGAAATTACTGTTGACCAAACGGCAGGAAGAGTTCCGATCTATGCGGGGGCAAGTGAAGTTACAACCCGTGATTGTATTAAAACAGCTCAACTAGCTGAGAGTATAGGTGGTATATCGGCGGTTTCAGTTTTAACTCCATACTTTATAACACCAAATCAAACGAACTAAAGGAACATTATAAGTCAATTGCCCAATCTACAAAATTACCAATTATTTTATACGGAAATGATGAGAAGACAAATGTGAGTATCAACCCAGATACATGTGAAGAACTTTCTCAGGTCGAAAATATTATCGGTATTAAGGATTCGAGTGGCGATATGACCAAAATGGCTGAATATATCAGAAGAACTCAAGGAAGAGAGTTTTCAGTATTATCTGGACGCGACACATTAATTTTTGCAAACCTTTGCTATGGTGGTGTTGGAGCTATTGCAGGGACCGCTAACGTTGTACCGGCGCTAGTTTCTGGAATATACAATTCCTATATCGCAGGAGAGTTCGAAAAAGCAAGAGAGCTACAATTCAAATTAGCACCTTTGAGAATTGCATTTGGTTTAGGTAGCTTCCCGGTAGTAATGAAAGAGGCGTTAAATTTAATTGGTATTGATGTAGGCTCAACGTTAGCACCTATTGGCAAAATGTCAAAAGAAAATAGAGAAAAGCTTATCCAAGTACTTAAAGATTTAGAAGTTTACCAGATTAAATAAAGTTTCCTTTTATAACTAAGAAAAGACGCCGTGAGACCTAAAGTGTTACTTTTTATAACGTTCTAACTGAAACGAAATCTATACGAAAGCAGCTAAAAAAATAAATG from Anaerobacillus sp. CMMVII includes these protein-coding regions:
- a CDS encoding sugar diacid recognition domain-containing protein, with amino-acid sequence MIINRVLAEEITHKVMKVIPYNVNIMDETGLIIGSGDLERINTYHQGAIEAINQGKMVTIYDTEGGAKPGVNIPINFRNRIIGVIGVSGKPDIVSPFASLVQVTAELLITQEFLFTERRVREQLKEEFLYQWAFRIQEYDNAFQTNAETIGVNLKIPSKAIILKGKKTKEIPYMLDDEYYIRFSPDTILFIVKDDKAFLKRIEANIKKSSSIKIGIGNTHTIIGKSVQEAQKAIELSEKLQLSERLCYYDELKFIDILSHAYLENANICSIFKMLEKHPKGIELIETFKSYYDNNGDINSVSKELHIHRNSLTYRLQKIEAITGKNPKNYKDLIQLYISYLIYNIQKE